In Nostoc piscinale CENA21, the genomic stretch ATCAGGACTTTTTACACCCATTAGACTAGGTTCCCTTTACCTGAGCAACCGTATCATCATGTCTCCCATGACCCGACTCCGGGCTACTACTGACTGTGTACCTACCCCCTTAATGGTCGAATACTACACTCAGAGAGCTTCAGCAGGACTCATTATTACGGAAGGCACGCATCCGAGTCCAATGGGACGGGGCTACACCACCTGTCCTGGGCTGCACAACGAAGATCAGGTTGAAGGGTGGCGGAAAGTGACAGATGCTGTTCATGCTGCTGGCGGTCGGATATTTGTACAACTGATGCACGCCGGACGGGTATCACACTCCTCCCTATTACCTAACAATGCCCTACCGATTGCACCTTCGGCTATCCCAGTGGTATCTGAAGAAATTCACATTTGGAATGGCAAAGTCCCTTTCGAGACACCCCGTGCTTTAGAGTTGGCAGAAATACCCAAAATAGTAGAAGAGTACCGCACAGCAGCAGAACTCTCGATTAAAGCAGGTTTTGATGGTGTAGAACTTCATGCTGCAACTGGATACCTGCCAAACCAGTTTCAAGTCAGTGGCTCCAACCAACGCACAGATGCCTATGGAGGCACATTGGAGAATCGAACTCGCTTCACACTTGAAGTGGTCAATGCTCTGTGTAGCGTTCGGGGAGCAGAACAGATTGGGGTCAAGATTGCCCCTGGTTTCACAGTCAACGACACATTTGATGATCATCCTGCCGAAACTTACACTTATGTCGCCAAAGCACTCAGTCCGCTAGGTTTGGCATACTTACACGTTGGCTATGACCGAGGTTATGCCAGAGGCACTGCACCGAAGTTCAACCCCATTGATCTCATACGTAGCGTTTATCAAGGAACACTGCTGGCTGTGGGTGGGTTTGATCGACAACAAGCTGATGAAGCAATTACCACCGGACGGGCTGATGCCATAGTTTTCGGGCGCTCATTCATCTCTAACCCTGACTTAGTAGAGCGCCTAAAACTCAATGCCCCTTTGACAGAAGGTGATGTCAGGGGGTTCTATGGTGGTGATGAACATGGTTACACAGACTATCAAACCCTGTCACCATTCCATTGAGCAGCACAACAAGACATTTTGTCTTTTTCTTAACTGAATCGTGTTCTTTATAAGTAAGTCGGTGCAATAAAACCAAACTATGTGAAGAAAAGTAAATAAGGCTCAAACTCTTTCTCCCCTTGCTCCCTGCTCCCTGCCTTATTCCAACAATAATTATTTACGCCGACCTACTTGTATCAACCAAACCAATGAGATGCAGCCAAACCGGGATCAACTGCTTCTGGGATATAGCGATGAAGATTCTGTGCTTGTTCACCTAGAATTTTTTCAACACCTTGGCGAATAATTGATTCTATGTGCAGTGTACTTTCTAATGAACGACACAGAGATTCTGAACAAATAAATTTTGGTTTTTCCGCCTCATCAACTGTGATGTATTGATTAGGAATTCTACTTAAAATATAAGCAACGAGATTTTGCCGCATATCAGGATTAGCAAAGGCCTCCTGATAAGGATGATGAGGGTAAGTTTCTAAAATACCTTCAAGTTCTTGAAGAACTAATCTTATCGTCAGATTCAATAGAGTTTTAGTCATTTTAAATCGCCTCTCTTCAATATAGATTTATTATCATGAGTCACAAATTTATCAAGGTGCTTTTATAAATTACTAGTAATAATTCAGCATCTAGAAGTCAGAGTTTAGAGTTGAGCAGTAATTAATGATGATTGCTAAATTGATTTATCAAACTTTTTTGTTGCTTGTAACTCTGATGAATTTTGAATTCTTACTATAGATGAACAAACTGTCACTTATCGTCTTTACACGACTATAATTAATTATTAAGTAGAAATAATTTCAACAGTGAGAAGAAATTAACCCTAAGTTTATAGTTTGTTGGAGAGCTTTTTCAAAGGTTACTCCTTGTTTAGTAGCAATATATAAAAGTACTATTGCTGCTGAACGTATGGAATCATCACAATGAATCAAAGTTGGTTTCGATGATTTGTTGATTACTTGAAAGATATCAAGTGCTGCTTGATGATTAATTTCTCCAAGATTAGTAGGAAAATTAATATACTGTAATCCTAACAACTCAACTTTTTCTTTTTCGTTGTCTAGTGAGCTGGTTTCATCAGGCGAGCGCAGATTAATTACAGACTGGTAACCCTCCTCAGCCAATTGCTTTAACTGATCTAAAGTAATTTGTCCTGCGATCGCTAAATCATCGTTAATTTTCCTAACAGTAATCATGTTTGCCGCCTTACTTGAGTCAGGGCGACTGAATAAGTCGCCCATTTAACCTTAATGTCTACGTTTACTATCAGCAATATCGCCATCAAAAGGTTGAACTCCCGTTTCTGGATAATTATCATCTCTAGGGCTGAAAATTCTACTGGCGGCACTTGAGATATAAGTGACCACTTGTGCTGCTCCATCTGTAATTGTGTGTATTATTTTGCTAACAGACATAAATGCTTCTCCTAATTGATTTTGAGTATGAAAAACTTTGTTTAAATATCGACTCTGACTTCTGAACTTTTCTTCAATCTTTAGTTAGCCTCATTTTCTATTTCTAGACATCTCTCTAAGAGGGTAATTGTGTCAGAGTTACCGCATTTCTCTAAAAGTTGAACCACGTCATAATTCCAGCTTTCCTCTAATTTCTGGCGTGTGTGGTAAATTTGCCAAAACTTGAAAGGATTGAAAAAAAGTCGTACGCTGGAAAAGTGGTTGATTAATAAATTGCCACAAAACAATACAATTATTTATTAAATAATGATCATTTTTCGACATAGTAGTGTTGTTTGAGATATTAAGACAGCACAACAGTAAATAAAACAATCAAGAAATTGGAAAATCTTTCACAAATTGCCGTCGAGTGATTGGTTGTCGCAAAATGAGTCCTTCACCACCAAGAGGATGATCTGTATCGATTGGTTCGCCTGCGATGGAAACAAAAACCTTAGCTTTAGGATCAATACTAGTAGCAGTATAGATTACCTGCGCTAAACGATAAGTCATTGAAGTACTACCACCACCTTGAATAAATTCTGGTGATAAGTTTACATAAATTCCTGCTTGAGTAACTCGCAAATCTAGTAATTTTGTACCTGCGGGAATTGTCGTACTCAACTCAACAGTTTTATGACTATTTAATAGATGAGTAAACGCTAATTTTAAAGCCTCCTCAGATGTGACTCCAACTTTTACATCTACAGGTTGAGGTACTAAGTGAATTTGGTTGTTGTCAAATTTTAACCAGTAAGTTTGCGCTTGTATTGCTTCTACTTTTGGCACAGATTTTGAGGCAATAATTACTACTGAATTATTCGCCTGTGTTGTAGGATTGGTGATTTGCCAACTCCACCAAGCAGTTCCTCCAAATAACGCCAAGGTAACTAGTGCCGAAGCAGCGATCGCTTCTCCTCGATATACTTGATAGTTGCGTTGGGTTTTCATAACGAACTCCTGTAAATCTTCCGAGTACGAACAAACATCAAACAGCATTTATGCTGACGTTTGGTCTTAGTGGGTATGAGATGGAGTCAACCAACTAAAGGCGATCGCTAGCTACCTACACTTTTAATTTAGAAGAACAATTTGAGGAACTTGTGAGGGAGTTTCTTTATTAGGACTGACGCATAAAAATAAATAATCGCTCAGTTACCATAAGGAATTGCTAAAGGGCTTGTGGTATTACTATTCTTTCTTTTTCCAGCGTTGTATACATGCGGGATGAATTGAGACTTTTATACAAAGCAGAATATTGATTCTTTGCGTCTTTGCGCGAGACAAAAATCATCCCACTAATCAGCAATGCCCTTTTTCCTTTTGACTTTTTACTTTTGCCTTTTTGTACTAGTTCTAGGTGGTGACGGACGAACACGGCGTGATACTTTGCGCTTTTTGACTTTGCTGGTAGGGAGTAAACCGCTAATTCCCTGCTTTTGCATTCGTTTATATGCGGAACCACACCAATCACTCAAAGAATGACTCATCGCGCCGAGTTCTAAACCAAGAAACAAGGCAAGATATTCTTTATCATAGCTAACCAGAGATTTTTGGATATTTTCACCCAAGCCTGACCAATTAAATCTTGTGTTTCCTAGTTTTTCAAAAATTACCAAAATTATGAATGCTGCGATCGCTAACAAGCAGGAAAGATAAATGACTCGCAGTGTCGTCCCAATAATCGGCCCATGCGATAAAAAAGAACGATGCCGAAGGCTTTTTTGATAAGGTAGCCAAATCCAGCGCAAATAACCCCAGCGTTGATATTGCCGAGAGTAAATATCTAAGTCAGGGCCAAACATCAAACCGCCAAACATAAACCCACCAGCCACCAGCAAGGTCACGCTGCTACTGCGGGTCTGCCAAAAAGCCACACCCGCCACAAACGGCAAAGCCCACAAAGTAATGCGATCATGCGTTCGACCAGAGGGCATTTAAAGGTTCTCAAAAATATTCAAAAAATTTTTCTCAAAAATACTAGCGCGATTCAAAATATTTTGCTATATTATTTAATTGTGAGCGCAAACAGAAAGAACAAACGGGCGGTTAGCTCAGTTGGTAGAGCGCCTGCCTTACAAGCAGGATGTCATCAGTTCGAGTCTGGTACTGCCCATTTTAAAGTAAAGCCACACGTCACTATGTAGGACGTGTGGCTTTATCTATAACTTTGCAGAAGATATGCCAAGCTTGTGCTTCCAATAAAGGTCGGCACGATTATGCTTTCAGACCCATTTCTCTTCTTGCAACCTTAAAGACGAAGCGAACCTCTTGAACACGAAAACATCCTGGTTTAGCCAATAGCTGATACCATTTCACGAAAAATCTGATAAAGATGTAAACCCTAAAGTCCTTGCCATATCTAAGTTTTTTAATTGCGTTAGCAAAGCAGTAGCGACGAAGGAGCGTCATTGTGAATTTCTAGGAGAAACAGCCGCTTCGCTAGGAGCGATACCTTCAGCTTGAAATTGCTGAACAGCCTGTTTTACCTCCTCACAACAAGTTTCGATTCGTTCACACCAGATTCCTTCATATACTTAACATACTGGGCTGAAATTGCTCGGCATAGCTCCGGGAAATGTCTATAGAGAAACCGTTTGGAATACCCTGAAGCGATCACCTTCTCAGAATTCTCCTTCAAACTCCCTCTGTGCAAGCGTTTCCCATTTCTGGATAAGTCTAATTATTTTCCGTCAACTATAGCTCTCAAAAGACACATTCAAGAAATCATAGAGGAAGTGCAAACTTTTAAGCACTGCTTATCTAAATATGGAATATCCAATTTTACACATCTGTGCAACTATCAGAAAATTGAGTTAACGACAGCAAAACAAGAGATATTTCAATATTACCTCTAATATCTTTATGAAAGTACAAAAGCGATCGCTCTCTACTAAGATAAATGCGATCGCCGTTAATTTTCTTTCCCCTACTAAGAGTTACAATTGCTTAGATACTTTTATTAAGAGGAAGAAAACCGCAAAACTTTCAATTACCAGGATGTCACAATTCCAACGGTAAAATTCACGCTACAATTAGTTCACCTGTCACAATATTTTTTTAAATATCATAATTTCCTGTTAAGTTACGGCGCAATATATATTTGCTGTATTGTTTTCAACATCTTTTGTATGCCTGCACCCAACCTACTTTTTTCTATTACTTACGCACGCAGTGTGTGAAGTATGTTATTTTTCATACTTCACACTTTTCTT encodes the following:
- a CDS encoding alkene reductase gives rise to the protein MPEKSGLFTPIRLGSLYLSNRIIMSPMTRLRATTDCVPTPLMVEYYTQRASAGLIITEGTHPSPMGRGYTTCPGLHNEDQVEGWRKVTDAVHAAGGRIFVQLMHAGRVSHSSLLPNNALPIAPSAIPVVSEEIHIWNGKVPFETPRALELAEIPKIVEEYRTAAELSIKAGFDGVELHAATGYLPNQFQVSGSNQRTDAYGGTLENRTRFTLEVVNALCSVRGAEQIGVKIAPGFTVNDTFDDHPAETYTYVAKALSPLGLAYLHVGYDRGYARGTAPKFNPIDLIRSVYQGTLLAVGGFDRQQADEAITTGRADAIVFGRSFISNPDLVERLKLNAPLTEGDVRGFYGGDEHGYTDYQTLSPFH
- a CDS encoding beta-lactamase hydrolase domain-containing protein; protein product: MITVRKINDDLAIAGQITLDQLKQLAEEGYQSVINLRSPDETSSLDNEKEKVELLGLQYINFPTNLGEINHQAALDIFQVINKSSKPTLIHCDDSIRSAAIVLLYIATKQGVTFEKALQQTINLGLISSHC
- a CDS encoding GerMN domain-containing protein; this encodes MKTQRNYQVYRGEAIAASALVTLALFGGTAWWSWQITNPTTQANNSVVIIASKSVPKVEAIQAQTYWLKFDNNQIHLVPQPVDVKVGVTSEEALKLAFTHLLNSHKTVELSTTIPAGTKLLDLRVTQAGIYVNLSPEFIQGGGSTSMTYRLAQVIYTATSIDPKAKVFVSIAGEPIDTDHPLGGEGLILRQPITRRQFVKDFPIS
- a CDS encoding metal-binding protein, with translation MPSGRTHDRITLWALPFVAGVAFWQTRSSSVTLLVAGGFMFGGLMFGPDLDIYSRQYQRWGYLRWIWLPYQKSLRHRSFLSHGPIIGTTLRVIYLSCLLAIAAFIILVIFEKLGNTRFNWSGLGENIQKSLVSYDKEYLALFLGLELGAMSHSLSDWCGSAYKRMQKQGISGLLPTSKVKKRKVSRRVRPSPPRTSTKRQK